Proteins from a single region of Thiomicrorhabdus sp. Kp2:
- the rlmN gene encoding 23S rRNA (adenine(2503)-C(2))-methyltransferase RlmN, producing MNQTQSNATIPNVTSSEKIDLLGMDRQAMEEFFASIDEKPFRAGQVMKWIHQFGVSDFEEMTNLSKALREKLIRVAQVRTPKIVAEQVSDDGTIKWLLEVDNHNSVETVFIPEKNRGTLCISSQVGCALECSFCSTGQQGFNRNLENWEIIAQMWVANKALGCKPKEERRISNVVFMGMGEPLLNVTHTFPVARILMDDFAYGLSKRRVTISTAGVVPAIDKIKEEVDVSLAISLHAPNNALRDILVPINEKYPLEVLMPSLHRYVEGGHSKKHVTVEYVMLDQINDRVEHAKQLVKLLGDLPCKVNLIPFNPFPNTDYKRSSNNAIHKFRAILEEGGLNVTVRKTRGDDIDAACGQLAGKVSDRTKRTQHRIEFAGKSLN from the coding sequence ATGAATCAAACTCAAAGTAACGCCACAATCCCTAATGTAACGTCTTCAGAAAAAATTGATCTGTTGGGGATGGATAGACAAGCAATGGAAGAGTTTTTTGCTTCGATTGATGAAAAACCTTTTCGTGCTGGCCAAGTAATGAAGTGGATACACCAGTTTGGTGTAAGCGATTTTGAAGAGATGACAAATCTCAGTAAAGCGCTCAGAGAGAAGCTCATTAGGGTTGCGCAAGTACGCACACCTAAAATTGTGGCTGAACAAGTTTCGGATGATGGAACGATTAAATGGCTTTTAGAAGTGGATAATCATAACTCTGTAGAGACCGTTTTTATTCCCGAAAAAAACCGTGGTACGCTCTGTATCTCTTCACAGGTAGGATGTGCTTTAGAGTGTAGTTTTTGTTCTACAGGTCAGCAAGGGTTTAATCGTAACCTTGAGAATTGGGAGATTATTGCCCAAATGTGGGTGGCGAACAAAGCATTAGGCTGTAAACCCAAAGAAGAACGTCGAATCTCAAACGTTGTGTTTATGGGGATGGGAGAGCCACTCTTAAATGTGACGCATACTTTTCCAGTCGCTCGCATATTAATGGATGACTTTGCTTATGGCTTGTCAAAAAGGCGTGTCACAATAAGTACGGCTGGTGTTGTTCCTGCTATAGACAAAATTAAAGAAGAAGTCGATGTTAGCCTTGCAATTTCATTGCACGCACCGAATAATGCTCTTCGCGACATATTAGTCCCTATCAATGAAAAGTATCCACTAGAAGTATTGATGCCAAGCCTACATCGTTATGTAGAAGGTGGTCACAGTAAAAAACATGTTACTGTTGAATATGTGATGTTGGATCAAATTAACGACAGGGTTGAGCATGCAAAGCAGCTTGTTAAACTGCTTGGTGATTTACCGTGTAAAGTCAACTTAATCCCTTTCAATCCATTTCCAAATACGGACTATAAACGTTCTTCAAATAATGCCATTCATAAGTTTAGAGCGATATTGGAAGAAGGTGGTTTAAATGTTACGGTGAGAAAAACTCGAGGCGATGATATCGATGCGGCTTGTGGACAGTTGGCGGGTAAGGTGTCAGATAGAACAAAACGAACACAGCATAGAATAGAGTTTGCTGGCAAGTCCTTAAATTAA
- the pssA gene encoding CDP-diacylglycerol--serine O-phosphatidyltransferase, whose translation MKGFERGIYLLPNLMTTAALFAGFYAVIAGIQGHFELGAIAILIAMVFDGLDGRIARMTNSCSAFGAEYDSLADMISFGLAPAILIFQWALMDFGKLGWLVAFIYTVAAALRLARFNTQVGTADKRYFQGLPSPAAAALLAGLIWVVESNQIDLAITPVVALVLTVFAGLMMVSNTRFSSFKELNLKDKVPFVTLLIVVLVFVVITIKPAMILFIIFLSYAVSGPIITLLTLKKTRAMRKAHKTDEPEQSEVLKEKVADYDGKSDEETRNESENNLSEMEDKKS comes from the coding sequence ATGAAAGGGTTTGAAAGAGGTATTTATTTACTACCAAATTTAATGACAACAGCGGCTTTATTTGCGGGTTTTTATGCAGTAATAGCAGGTATACAAGGTCATTTTGAGTTGGGAGCCATTGCGATTTTAATTGCAATGGTTTTTGATGGTTTAGATGGCCGAATCGCCCGAATGACGAACTCTTGCAGTGCTTTTGGTGCAGAGTACGACAGTCTAGCAGATATGATTTCTTTTGGTCTTGCGCCCGCCATTCTTATCTTTCAATGGGCGCTAATGGACTTTGGTAAGTTAGGTTGGTTAGTTGCGTTTATTTACACGGTTGCAGCGGCTTTAAGGTTGGCGCGTTTTAATACCCAGGTTGGTACTGCAGATAAAAGATACTTTCAAGGCTTGCCAAGCCCAGCTGCAGCGGCATTGTTAGCGGGGTTGATTTGGGTTGTTGAAAGTAATCAAATTGATTTGGCTATTACCCCTGTGGTTGCTTTGGTGTTAACCGTGTTTGCAGGGTTGATGATGGTGAGTAATACACGATTCAGCTCATTTAAAGAATTGAATTTAAAAGATAAAGTACCCTTTGTAACATTGTTGATTGTGGTTTTGGTTTTTGTAGTGATCACAATCAAACCCGCTATGATTCTATTTATTATTTTTCTATCTTATGCCGTTTCAGGTCCGATAATTACTTTATTGACTTTAAAGAAAACGAGAGCGATGAGAAAAGCACATAAAACAGATGAGCCAGAGCAAAGTGAAGTGCTAAAAGAAAAAGTAGCAGATTACGATGGTAAGTCCGATGAAGAAACACGCAATGAATCAGAAAACAATCTCTCTGAAATGGAAGACAAGAAGTCATAA
- a CDS encoding Rrf2 family transcriptional regulator, translated as MKLTSKGRYAVTAMIDIALNQDKGAITLSLISERQGISLSYLEQLFAKLKKADLVTSARGPGGGYRLSGSPSEISISEIIRAVDESVDARKCGGKANCHGGDECLSHELWSELSSTIDSFLKSITLQNVIDKKQSNVKEIAFG; from the coding sequence ATGAAATTAACATCTAAAGGTCGTTATGCTGTCACAGCAATGATTGATATCGCCTTAAATCAAGATAAGGGGGCGATTACTCTATCGCTTATTTCTGAACGACAAGGCATCTCTTTATCGTATTTAGAGCAATTGTTTGCTAAGTTGAAAAAAGCCGATTTGGTTACCAGCGCTCGCGGACCTGGCGGTGGGTATCGTTTAAGTGGTTCTCCAAGTGAGATTTCAATCAGTGAAATTATTCGAGCGGTAGATGAGTCAGTTGACGCCCGTAAGTGTGGTGGTAAAGCAAATTGTCATGGCGGTGATGAGTGTTTGTCGCACGAGTTGTGGAGTGAATTAAGCTCAACAATTGACAGTTTCTTGAAAAGTATTACACTTCAGAATGTAATTGATAAAAAACAATCCAATGTAAAAGAAATTGCATTTGGTTAA
- the ndk gene encoding nucleoside-diphosphate kinase, with the protein MEKTFSIIKPDAVSRNLIGKITQRFEDNGLRIIASKMKQLTLDEAERFYAEHKGREFYEPLITYMTSAPVIVQVLEGESAIAKNRQIMGVTDPSKAEKGTIRADFAISVRENSVHGSDSPESAAREIDFFFSENEICPRA; encoded by the coding sequence ATGGAAAAAACGTTCTCAATTATTAAGCCAGATGCCGTGTCTAGAAACTTGATTGGAAAAATAACCCAGCGTTTTGAAGATAATGGTTTACGTATTATTGCATCTAAAATGAAACAGTTAACGCTGGATGAAGCAGAACGATTTTACGCAGAACACAAAGGCAGAGAATTTTACGAACCTTTGATTACTTATATGACTTCGGCACCTGTTATTGTTCAAGTTTTAGAAGGTGAGAGCGCTATAGCTAAAAACCGCCAAATTATGGGTGTTACTGATCCTAGTAAAGCGGAAAAGGGTACAATTCGTGCTGATTTTGCTATTTCAGTCCGCGAAAACTCTGTTCATGGCTCGGATTCCCCAGAAAGTGCGGCAAGAGAAATTGATTTCTTTTTTTCAGAAAATGAAATTTGTCCAAGAGCTTAA
- the cysE gene encoding serine O-acetyltransferase — MFKRLRSDINCVFDRDPAARNTFEVLTTYPGLHAILWYRLAHWFWKINFKWLARFISGFARWFTGIEIHPAAKIGERFFIDHGMGVVIGETAEIGDDCTLYHGVTLGGTSWKKGKRHPTLGNGVVVGAGAKVLGPIEIGDGARVGSNAVVIKPVGKGETVVGIPGRVVKQQADDVKVKRAKMAEKIGFDAYGVGQEMADPVEKAIYSLLDHIQVQDEKLEKLAASLAAMGGESIDIDLPGLDDAVLEPSDPSQAAHLKKRS, encoded by the coding sequence GTGTTTAAGAGATTGAGATCAGATATTAATTGTGTTTTTGATCGTGATCCAGCGGCTCGAAATACGTTTGAGGTGTTAACGACTTATCCTGGGTTGCATGCCATTCTATGGTATCGACTTGCTCACTGGTTTTGGAAGATTAACTTTAAGTGGTTGGCTCGATTTATCTCAGGTTTTGCACGATGGTTTACTGGGATTGAAATTCACCCAGCGGCTAAAATTGGTGAACGTTTTTTTATTGATCATGGTATGGGTGTTGTGATTGGTGAGACTGCGGAAATTGGTGATGATTGTACTTTGTATCATGGTGTTACACTCGGCGGTACATCATGGAAAAAGGGTAAGCGTCACCCTACTTTAGGTAATGGTGTGGTTGTGGGTGCAGGCGCTAAAGTTCTTGGGCCTATTGAGATTGGCGATGGTGCAAGGGTTGGTTCTAACGCAGTTGTTATTAAACCTGTTGGTAAGGGCGAAACCGTTGTTGGTATTCCTGGGCGAGTGGTCAAACAACAAGCAGATGATGTAAAGGTCAAAAGAGCCAAGATGGCAGAAAAAATTGGTTTTGATGCTTATGGTGTGGGCCAAGAAATGGCTGACCCTGTTGAAAAAGCGATTTATAGTTTACTGGATCATATTCAGGTTCAAGATGAAAAGCTAGAAAAGCTTGCCGCCTCTTTGGCAGCAATGGGTGGTGAGTCAATCGATATTGATCTACCAGGCCTGGACGATGCCGTTCTTGAACCAAGTGATCCGAGTCAGGCTGCTCATTTAAAGAAGAGAAGTTGA
- a CDS encoding DsrE/DsrF/DrsH-like family protein, with protein sequence MELEVPTKSNLSIIHSKGTLDWAYPTFILASTAAAMDKDVQLFFTFYGLKAVLKSTDSLKVSPLGNPGMVIRSPVGPEWLTNIDFNQVLPGLVWTLPGMSLLATWGFKKTLLQQGQVPIEELRDLCIELGVNMTACQMTMEMMGHQESDFIDGIGFAGAATYFANTSESQSLYV encoded by the coding sequence ATGGAATTAGAAGTACCTACAAAGAGTAATCTTAGTATTATTCATTCAAAGGGAACCCTTGATTGGGCTTATCCTACCTTTATATTGGCCAGTACGGCTGCGGCAATGGATAAAGATGTTCAATTGTTTTTTACATTCTACGGTTTAAAAGCGGTTCTAAAATCGACCGATTCGTTAAAAGTTTCTCCATTAGGAAACCCAGGAATGGTTATTAGAAGTCCTGTTGGGCCCGAATGGCTGACTAATATCGATTTTAATCAGGTGTTACCAGGCCTGGTATGGACATTACCAGGAATGAGTCTATTAGCGACTTGGGGATTTAAGAAAACACTTTTACAGCAAGGGCAGGTACCGATAGAGGAATTGCGAGATCTTTGTATTGAGCTGGGCGTTAATATGACGGCTTGTCAAATGACGATGGAGATGATGGGGCATCAAGAGAGTGATTTTATCGATGGAATAGGTTTTGCCGGTGCCGCAACGTATTTTGCAAACACTTCTGAGAGCCAGAGTCTATATGTGTAG
- the hisS gene encoding histidine--tRNA ligase, translating into MANQISAIRGMNDIYGADANAFDYLIKTAEKTLQQYGFNSIRLPIVEKTELFARSIGEVTDIVEKEMYTFSDRNGESLTLRPEGTAGCVRAIVQNGLAHNQIQKLYYTGPMFRYERPQKGRYRQFHQFGVEVFGLASADVDAELIVLTARLWEQLGLENLELQINSLGSQEARENYRNTLVSYLSQHKDKLDEDSLRRLETNPLRILDTKNPDMKTLVDGAPKLIDHLDDESKAHFETVKSHLDDIGIAYVVNPNLVRGLDYYNRTVFEWVTTELGAQGTVCAGGRYDGLVEQIGGKSVPAVGFAMGIERLVALLMDKELVPVVGEADLFIVAAGEKASRPGLVISEMIRDAFPALNVQMNCGGGSFKSQFKKADKSGASYAIVMGEQEIDEQVVAVKPLRSEGEQQIIKWTELTTYLRTLFTDSKH; encoded by the coding sequence ATGGCAAATCAAATTTCAGCAATCAGAGGAATGAATGACATATATGGTGCGGATGCAAACGCCTTTGATTACTTAATTAAAACCGCTGAAAAAACTCTACAACAATATGGCTTTAACTCAATTCGTTTGCCTATTGTTGAAAAAACCGAATTATTTGCTCGTTCAATTGGTGAAGTAACCGACATTGTTGAAAAAGAGATGTATACCTTTTCGGACCGAAATGGTGAAAGTTTAACCTTACGTCCAGAAGGTACCGCAGGTTGCGTACGAGCAATTGTCCAAAACGGTCTAGCTCATAACCAAATCCAAAAACTCTATTACACTGGGCCTATGTTCCGTTACGAGCGTCCACAAAAAGGGCGTTATAGGCAGTTTCACCAGTTTGGTGTTGAAGTATTTGGTTTAGCTTCGGCTGATGTAGATGCGGAGCTGATTGTTTTAACGGCTCGTTTATGGGAACAGTTGGGGCTAGAAAACCTCGAACTACAAATTAACTCTTTAGGAAGTCAAGAAGCAAGAGAAAACTATCGTAATACATTGGTTTCTTATCTGTCTCAGCATAAAGATAAGCTTGATGAAGATAGTCTTAGACGTCTAGAGACTAATCCGTTACGGATTTTAGATACTAAAAATCCCGATATGAAAACGTTGGTTGATGGAGCTCCAAAATTAATCGATCACCTTGATGATGAATCAAAAGCCCATTTTGAAACGGTAAAATCACATCTTGATGATATTGGCATTGCTTATGTTGTTAATCCAAACTTGGTGAGAGGTCTAGATTACTATAATCGCACTGTTTTTGAGTGGGTAACAACAGAGCTAGGGGCGCAAGGGACGGTTTGTGCGGGTGGACGCTACGATGGTTTGGTTGAACAGATTGGTGGAAAATCCGTTCCAGCTGTGGGTTTTGCTATGGGAATTGAACGTTTAGTGGCTTTGTTAATGGATAAAGAGCTTGTTCCAGTCGTTGGTGAAGCAGATTTGTTTATTGTGGCGGCAGGAGAAAAAGCTTCAAGACCAGGCCTGGTAATTTCTGAAATGATTCGTGATGCCTTTCCAGCATTAAATGTACAGATGAATTGCGGAGGCGGTAGCTTTAAAAGTCAGTTTAAAAAAGCGGATAAATCTGGAGCTAGCTACGCAATCGTTATGGGAGAACAAGAGATTGATGAGCAAGTGGTTGCGGTTAAACCTCTTCGTTCAGAAGGTGAACAGCAAATTATTAAATGGACTGAGTTAACCACTTACTTGCGTACACTTTTCACTGATAGTAAACATTAA
- the rimI gene encoding ribosomal protein S18-alanine N-acetyltransferase: protein MSNLSCFNYLRLMDESDLHQVYEIEQKSYDFPWTLNGFEKSLDQGLNYVFCDIDNRMLGYCCILPVLDEAHILNICVAPSFQRKGVAKQAFLSILDGLKNRDFKVVLLEVRESNYPAQSLYKQLGFTEDGVRKGYYRSQAWDDETQSLIEEKEDAILMSFSID from the coding sequence ATGTCAAATCTTTCCTGTTTTAATTACTTACGTTTAATGGATGAGTCCGATTTACATCAGGTTTATGAGATTGAGCAAAAATCCTATGATTTTCCTTGGACACTTAATGGTTTTGAGAAGAGTTTAGACCAAGGGTTGAACTATGTGTTTTGTGATATCGATAATCGAATGTTGGGCTATTGTTGTATTCTTCCAGTTCTAGATGAGGCACATATTCTTAATATTTGTGTTGCGCCAAGCTTTCAAAGAAAAGGGGTTGCTAAGCAAGCCTTTTTAAGTATTCTTGATGGTTTAAAGAACCGTGATTTTAAAGTGGTTCTTTTAGAGGTAAGAGAGTCAAATTACCCTGCTCAATCTCTATATAAACAATTGGGTTTTACTGAGGATGGTGTGCGAAAGGGCTATTATCGATCTCAAGCCTGGGATGATGAAACACAAAGTTTGATTGAAGAAAAAGAAGATGCGATTTTGATGTCTTTTTCTATTGATTAG
- a CDS encoding inositol monophosphatase family protein translates to MHPLLNIATQAARAAGGNILHHLDRIDQLNVEHKGKNDYVSEVDKEAENTIIQTIKKYYPDHEILAEESGASGQKGKKSDTRWIIDPLDGTTNFLHQFPQFSVSIAVEVKGKVQHAAIFDPVRDEMFTASRGSGAFINNRRIRISEQKTLDNALLATGFPYHDFSYLDVYMASLKEFISTTAGVRRAGSAALDLAYVACGRVDGFWEFNLKPWDIAAGALIITEAGGLATDFTGGENFLKHGNILAANPKLYKEMAQTLAKTIPAELRK, encoded by the coding sequence ATGCATCCACTTCTAAATATCGCCACTCAAGCCGCCAGAGCTGCAGGCGGCAACATACTTCATCACCTTGATCGAATTGACCAACTTAACGTTGAGCATAAGGGTAAAAACGACTATGTTAGCGAAGTGGACAAAGAAGCTGAAAACACGATTATCCAAACCATTAAAAAGTACTATCCAGACCATGAGATTCTGGCAGAAGAAAGTGGTGCATCTGGTCAAAAAGGAAAAAAATCCGATACACGATGGATTATCGACCCTTTGGACGGCACAACCAACTTTCTGCATCAATTTCCGCAGTTTTCCGTTTCTATTGCTGTCGAAGTCAAAGGTAAAGTCCAGCATGCGGCCATTTTTGATCCCGTTCGCGACGAGATGTTTACAGCAAGCCGCGGCAGTGGCGCATTTATTAATAACCGTCGCATTCGCATCTCTGAGCAAAAAACATTGGATAACGCACTCTTAGCGACAGGTTTCCCATACCATGACTTCAGTTATTTAGATGTTTACATGGCAAGTTTAAAAGAATTTATTAGCACAACAGCGGGCGTTCGCCGTGCGGGTTCTGCAGCTCTTGATTTAGCCTATGTGGCCTGTGGTCGAGTAGATGGGTTTTGGGAGTTTAATTTGAAACCTTGGGATATAGCTGCTGGCGCATTAATCATTACTGAAGCGGGTGGTTTGGCAACGGATTTTACAGGCGGAGAGAATTTCTTAAAACATGGCAATATCTTAGCTGCAAACCCAAAGCTCTATAAAGAGATGGCTCAAACTCTAGCAAAAACAATTCCTGCTGAACTAAGGAAATAA
- a CDS encoding RodZ family helix-turn-helix domain-containing protein encodes MTDTVEDSNAQLSELLALGREQKNLSIDEAAEKLNLSCKQLEKLESGDLNLQSLSTFERGYLRNYASLVDVNLDEFEIYFPHGINVGSELQSIQRDGFKTTKPIMSRLWVKITLFISIVVLIVWFLSSLGIDLSQVDLNKTLEQATEITLPNPIQ; translated from the coding sequence ATGACCGATACCGTTGAAGATTCAAATGCTCAATTATCCGAATTACTTGCTCTTGGGCGTGAACAAAAGAATCTCTCTATTGATGAGGCGGCAGAAAAGCTAAATTTATCTTGCAAACAATTAGAAAAGCTTGAAAGCGGTGATTTGAATTTACAAAGTTTATCGACCTTTGAGCGTGGTTATCTGAGGAACTACGCTTCTTTAGTTGATGTTAATCTAGACGAGTTTGAAATATATTTTCCACATGGAATTAATGTGGGTTCTGAGTTGCAATCGATACAGCGTGATGGTTTTAAAACAACAAAACCCATTATGAGTCGATTATGGGTAAAAATAACGTTATTTATCTCCATTGTCGTTTTGATTGTGTGGTTCCTGTCCTCATTAGGTATTGATTTGTCACAAGTCGATTTAAACAAAACATTAGAACAAGCAACAGAGATTACTTTACCTAATCCGATACAGTAA
- a CDS encoding iron-sulfur cluster assembly accessory protein — protein MAVTLTESASNRVKTMIDKRGHGIGLRVATKVSGCAGFSYVVDYADEIKDGDQVFESFGTKVVVDAKSLENIDGMEIDYVQESLLNEGFDFKNPKVKDSCGCGESFTV, from the coding sequence ATGGCTGTAACACTAACTGAATCTGCATCAAACCGAGTTAAGACTATGATTGATAAACGAGGTCACGGTATTGGTTTACGTGTGGCGACTAAAGTAAGTGGTTGTGCTGGTTTTTCTTATGTGGTTGATTATGCGGATGAGATAAAAGATGGCGATCAAGTTTTTGAAAGTTTTGGAACTAAGGTTGTGGTGGATGCCAAAAGTTTAGAAAACATTGACGGTATGGAAATTGATTACGTTCAAGAAAGTTTATTGAATGAGGGGTTTGATTTTAAAAACCCTAAAGTTAAGGATAGTTGTGGTTGTGGTGAATCCTTCACTGTTTAA
- a CDS encoding RNA methyltransferase: MIEDYRLDPGLAKIRIVLIETSHPGNIGGIARAMKNMGLSQLVLVNPKEFPSQVASARASSATDVLNDAKVVATLDEALLGTKLVVGASARLRKVSWPQLDVRETAKLALETVDEGEVALVFGREDSGLSNAEMDKCHYLAHIPTNPTYSSLNIGAAVQVFAYECLMATQIESVHRKGYRHKLASTEQLEGFYDHLFLALQDIDFLDPDKNARFMRRMRRLFNRSQLDVKEIDILRGILTAAQRQSPKYNERLEEVNTISPTLLQENTDSV, from the coding sequence ATGATTGAAGATTACCGTCTTGATCCAGGATTGGCGAAAATTAGAATTGTGCTTATTGAAACTTCACACCCTGGAAATATTGGCGGAATTGCACGTGCCATGAAAAATATGGGGCTAAGTCAGTTAGTTTTGGTTAACCCTAAGGAGTTTCCAAGCCAGGTCGCATCAGCAAGAGCATCGAGTGCTACTGATGTTTTAAATGATGCAAAGGTTGTTGCAACTTTGGATGAAGCATTGTTGGGTACCAAGTTGGTGGTAGGGGCAAGTGCCAGGCTACGAAAGGTGTCTTGGCCTCAGCTTGATGTTAGAGAAACTGCTAAGCTTGCTCTTGAAACTGTTGACGAGGGAGAGGTGGCTCTTGTTTTTGGTCGAGAGGACTCGGGTTTAAGTAATGCAGAAATGGATAAGTGTCATTATCTAGCTCATATTCCAACCAACCCAACTTATAGCTCATTAAATATTGGAGCGGCAGTTCAGGTCTTTGCTTATGAGTGTTTAATGGCCACTCAAATTGAGTCTGTTCACCGAAAAGGTTATCGTCATAAATTGGCGAGTACGGAGCAATTGGAGGGCTTTTATGATCATTTATTTCTTGCTTTACAAGATATCGATTTTTTAGATCCTGATAAAAATGCACGTTTTATGCGAAGAATGCGTCGTTTGTTTAACCGCTCTCAATTGGATGTTAAAGAAATTGATATCTTAAGGGGAATTTTAACCGCCGCTCAAAGGCAGTCACCTAAATACAATGAGCGATTAGAGGAAGTCAACACAATATCGCCAACACTTTTACAGGAGAACACGGACAGTGTTTAA
- a CDS encoding sulfurtransferase TusA family protein — protein MQLNLVGLVCPMPIIKLKKYLAENSGKKIDVVLEISDKSGLRDIPAFCQQAGLMCELLGENPNIKFRIKG, from the coding sequence ATGCAGTTAAATTTGGTTGGGTTGGTATGTCCAATGCCCATTATTAAGTTAAAGAAATATTTGGCAGAAAACAGCGGTAAAAAGATTGATGTTGTTTTAGAAATTAGTGATAAGTCAGGTTTAAGGGATATTCCAGCCTTTTGTCAACAAGCTGGTTTAATGTGTGAGTTACTTGGCGAGAACCCGAATATAAAATTCAGAATTAAGGGTTAA
- a CDS encoding 2-isopropylmalate synthase — MKDHLVIFDTTLRDGEQSPGASMTKEEKIRIAKQLEKLQVDVIEAGFPAASEGDFEAVQAVASVVKDSTICGLARAVEHDIRRAGEAIKPANSGRIHTFIATSPIHMEKKLRMSPDEVVDRAVWAVKMARNYTDDIEFSPEDAGRSDVDFLCRVIEAVIDAGATTINIPDTVGYNVPHQFGNLFKQLIERIPNSDKAIFSAHCHNDLGLAAANSLAAVRNGARQVECTINGLGERAGNTALEEVVMAVKTRQDIFEVDTRINTREILAASRLVSNITGFAVQPNKAIVGANAFAHESGIHQDGVLKHRETYEIMRAEDVGWSTNKMVMGKHSGRNAFKTRLDELGIDFETEQELNEAFVRFKELADRKHEIYDEDLQSLVTDNNTQRVENESYRLISIKASTETGESPQAEVTLWMKGDEASALATGSGVVDATFKAIESLVESGSSLQLYSVSNVTNGTDSLGETSVRLEKGGRIVNGQGSDTDIVTASAKAYINALNKLAVDVDKAHPQAPV, encoded by the coding sequence ATGAAAGACCATTTAGTTATCTTTGATACGACACTTCGTGATGGTGAGCAAAGTCCTGGCGCATCAATGACCAAAGAAGAGAAGATTCGAATTGCAAAACAGTTGGAGAAGCTTCAGGTTGATGTGATTGAAGCTGGATTTCCAGCTGCGAGTGAAGGTGATTTTGAAGCGGTTCAGGCCGTTGCGTCGGTAGTTAAAGATAGTACGATTTGTGGTTTGGCTCGCGCTGTTGAACACGATATTAGACGAGCTGGTGAAGCGATTAAACCCGCTAATTCAGGTCGCATACATACGTTTATAGCAACGTCTCCAATACATATGGAGAAAAAATTACGCATGTCTCCAGATGAAGTTGTTGATCGTGCCGTTTGGGCGGTTAAGATGGCTCGAAACTACACGGATGATATTGAATTCTCTCCTGAAGATGCAGGGCGTTCTGATGTCGATTTTTTATGTCGAGTAATTGAAGCCGTTATTGATGCGGGAGCAACGACTATCAATATTCCAGATACCGTTGGTTACAATGTTCCACACCAGTTTGGTAATTTATTTAAGCAGCTTATTGAGCGTATTCCCAATTCCGATAAAGCGATATTTTCAGCGCACTGCCATAACGATTTAGGCTTGGCAGCTGCAAACTCTTTAGCCGCCGTTAGAAATGGCGCAAGGCAAGTTGAGTGTACCATTAACGGATTGGGCGAACGTGCTGGAAATACCGCACTTGAAGAAGTTGTGATGGCGGTTAAAACTCGACAAGATATTTTTGAAGTTGATACGCGTATTAACACACGCGAGATATTAGCGGCCTCAAGACTGGTCTCTAATATTACTGGTTTTGCAGTACAGCCTAATAAGGCGATTGTGGGTGCAAACGCCTTTGCACATGAATCGGGGATTCATCAAGATGGCGTACTAAAACATCGCGAAACCTATGAAATTATGCGTGCTGAAGATGTTGGCTGGAGTACCAATAAAATGGTTATGGGGAAACACTCAGGCCGTAACGCCTTCAAGACACGCCTTGATGAGCTTGGAATCGACTTTGAAACTGAACAAGAGTTGAACGAGGCTTTTGTTCGATTTAAAGAGTTGGCAGATAGAAAGCATGAAATTTACGATGAAGATTTACAGTCTTTAGTGACGGATAATAATACTCAGCGTGTTGAAAATGAATCTTATCGCTTAATTTCCATTAAAGCATCCACAGAAACGGGTGAGAGTCCTCAAGCAGAAGTGACTCTGTGGATGAAGGGAGATGAAGCCAGTGCTTTAGCAACAGGTAGTGGTGTGGTGGATGCCACTTTTAAAGCGATTGAATCTCTTGTTGAGTCAGGTTCATCTCTGCAGTTATATTCAGTCAGTAATGTGACAAATGGAACAGATTCATTGGGCGAGACTTCTGTGCGCCTTGAAAAGGGCGGACGTATTGTTAATGGTCAGGGGTCTGATACCGATATCGTTACGGCCTCGGCTAAGGCTTATATAAATGCGTTAAATAAACTTGCAGTGGATGTCGATAAAGCGCATCCACAAGCGCCAGTTTGA